From one Halothece sp. PCC 7418 genomic stretch:
- the purE gene encoding 5-(carboxyamino)imidazole ribonucleotide mutase, protein MSEKTPLVGIIMGSDSDLPTMQSAIALCEDFAVPYEVAIVSAHRTPKRMVDYAQTAVDRGLKVIIAGAGGAAHLPGMVASLTPLPVIGVPVKTRHLQGVDSLYSIVQMPGGIPVATVAINNAKNAGLLAIQMIAAFDSELLKKVEDYRQELKTSVMDKQNRLDEVGYQEYLKDFEN, encoded by the coding sequence ATGTCAGAAAAAACCCCCTTAGTTGGAATTATTATGGGCAGTGATTCCGATTTGCCCACAATGCAAAGCGCGATCGCGCTGTGTGAAGACTTTGCCGTTCCCTATGAAGTCGCGATCGTTTCCGCTCACCGCACTCCCAAGCGGATGGTGGATTATGCCCAAACAGCCGTTGATCGCGGGTTAAAAGTAATTATTGCGGGGGCTGGGGGGGCTGCCCACTTACCTGGGATGGTTGCTTCTCTCACGCCATTGCCTGTGATTGGTGTTCCCGTCAAAACTCGTCACTTACAAGGCGTTGACTCTCTCTACTCCATTGTGCAAATGCCTGGAGGAATTCCCGTCGCAACCGTTGCCATTAATAACGCGAAAAATGCTGGTCTATTAGCGATACAAATGATTGCAGCATTTGATTCGGAATTATTGAAAAAAGTAGAAGATTATCGCCAAGAATTAAAAACCTCTGTCATGGACAAACAAAATCGACTCGATGAGGTTGGGTATCAGGAATATTTAAAAGACTTTGAGAATTGA